In a genomic window of Saccharomyces paradoxus chromosome X, complete sequence:
- the BET4 gene encoding Rab geranylgeranyltransferase BET4 (Alpha subunit of Type II geranylgeranyltransferase~similar to YJL031C), whose amino-acid sequence MHGVKRKQWTKELLRQKRVQDEKKIYDYRRLTEDVLNLRDEQVHSVEALKKTSELLEKNPEFNAIWNYRRDIITNLASELEIPFWDKELVFVMMQLKNYPKVYWIWNHRLWVLKHYPTDSPEVWQTELAVVNKLLEQDARNYHGWHYRRIVVGNIESITKKSLDKDEFEYTTIKINNNISNYSAWHQRVQIISRMFQKGEIENQKEYIQTEISYIINAMFTDAEDQSVWFYIKWFIKNDIVCKTLDKQEYLQMLKDLRENVLLINNDEIEFSGKQNIWCLKILLVLEDVLEENEALTEKSSEGYLAQLIDADPLRENRYLHLLGHHE is encoded by the exons ATG CATGGCGTTaaaaggaaacaatggACCAAGGAACTATTGAGACAAAAGAGAGTTCAagacgaaaagaaaatatacgATTACAGAAGGTTGACTGAAgatgttttgaatttgagAGATGAGCAAGTTCATTCAGTTGAAGCTCTGAAGAAAACATCAGAACTTTTAGAGAAAAATCCCGAGTTCAATGCTATTTGGAATTACAGGAGGGATATCATAACCAATTTGGCTTCTGAGTTGGAAATACCTTTCTGGGATAAAGAGCTAGTCTTTGTAATGAtgcaattgaagaattacCCCAAAGTCTACTGGATATGGAATCATAGACTTTGGGTCTTGAAACATTATCCTACAGATTCACCTGAAGTCTGGCAAACTGAACTTGCTGTCGTAAATAAGTTATTGGAACAAGATGCAAGAAATTACCATGGGTGGCATTATCGCAGAATAGTTGTTGGTAACATAGAAAGTATCACTAAAAAAAGTCTTGACAAGGACGAGTTTGAATATACGACGATAAAGATTAACAATAACATTTCTAACTATTCCGCATGGCACCAAAGAGTACAGATCATAAGCAGAATGTTTCAGAAAggagaaattgaaaatcaaaaggAGTATATTCAGACTGAAATCTCTTATATCATCAACGCTATGTTTACCGACGCCGAAGACCAGTCTGTGTGGTTTTACATTAAGTGGTTTATCAAAAACGACATTGTTTGTAAAACTCTGGACAAACAAGAGTATCTTCAAATGCTGAAAGATCTAAGAGAAAACGTTTTGTTAATAAACAATGACgaaattgaattttctgGGAAGCAAAACATTTGGTGtttaaagattttattAGTTCTAGAGGAcgttttggaagaaaacgaaGCTCTAACGGAAAAAAGCTCGGAGGGGTATTTGGCCCAGTTGATAGATGCTGATCCGTTAAGGGAAAATAGATACCTACATCTCCTGGGACATCATGAGTGA
- the MAD2 gene encoding spindle checkpoint protein MAD2 (Component of the spindle-assembly checkpoint complex~similar to YJL030W): MSQSISLKGSTRTVTEFFEYSINSILYQRGVYPAEDFVTVKKYDLTLLKTHDDELKDYIRKILLQVHRWLLGGKCNQLVLCIIDKDEGEVVERWSFNVQHIPSSSNEQEEIVDLNTTQSQIRGLIRQITSSVTFLPELSKEGGYTFTVLAYTDADAKVPLEWADSDSKEIPDGEVVQFKTFSTNDHKVGAQVSYKY; the protein is encoded by the coding sequence ATGTCACAGTCAATATCACTGAAGGGTTCAACAAGGACAGTTacagaattttttgagtACAGCATTAATTCCATTCTGTACCAAAGAGGCGTATATCCAGCAGAAGATTTTGTAACGGTGAAAAAGTATGATCTAACACTACTTAAGACACATGATGATGAACTAAAAGATTATATTCGGAAAATCCTTTTACAAGTTCACAGGTGGCTTCTTGGTGGAAAATGCAATCAACTGGTACTATGTATTATAGACAAGGATGAGGGAGAGGTGGTGGAAAGGTGGTCCTTCAATGTGCAACATATTCCCAGCAGTAGCAACGAGCAGGAGGAAATTGTGGATTTAAATACAACACAGTCACAAATCAGAGGTTTGATCAGGCAAATCACTTCAAGCGTTACCTTTCTGCCCGAACTATCGAAAGAAGGTGGGTACACATTCACAGTACTAGCATACACAGATGCGGATGCCAAAGTCCCGTTAGAATGGGCCGACTCCGATAGTAAAGAAATACCTGATGGAGAAGTGGTTCAATTTAAAACATTTTCTACAAACGATCATAAAGTCGGGGCGCAGGTCAGCtataaatattaa
- the VPS53 gene encoding Vps53p (Component of the GARP (Golgi-associated retrograde protein) complex~similar to YJL029C), translating into MLEGTVDYDPLEDITNILFSKESLNNIDELINVTRNYKKQLQEDILKEEGELNEHPRESAEMEVSLRKVFQDFKETQDISASTELTISNLTEGISYLDIAKKNLTHSLTLFQNLKILTDSYIQCNELLSQGSFQKMVSPYKIMCSLAENTFISYKSLDEINYLLSSISRLKADTLSKIKQNYNALFSSGNISEHDTALTIELREGACELLDCDTSTKAQMIDWCLDKLLFEMKEIFRVDDEAGSLENLSRRYIYFKKILNNFNSKFADYFLKDWEMAVRLTTSFYHITHKDLQILLKREFKDKNPSIDLFMTALQSTLDFEKYIDVRFSKKIKEPKLSSCFEPYLTLWVSHQNQMMDKKFLSYMSEPKYPSNEAESLVLPSSADLFRTYRSVLTQTLELIDNNANDAILTSLANFFSKWLQTYSQKILLPLLLPDNIEVQDKQEAAKYTVLLINTADYCATTIDQLEDKLSEFSGNPEKLADSFAKTKNIYDDLLAKGTSFLLNRVLPLDLNFVWREFTNNDWSNTTIEDCSRYMVTLKSVLKVPASADSSIKQQQEQPSTLAFILSQFNRDVYKWNFLDKVIDIVNTNFVSHIIRLLQPIPPFSLAGSKRRFETKTVVNIGEQLLLDLELLKEIFHTLPENVSNDSDLRENTSYKRVKRHADNNIDQLLKFIKLLVAPLDSADDYYETYSKLTNNNPDSAVWSFVLSLKGIPWDLALWKKLWSAYNLETDDTDEGNRPDSNRDLFIFKWDKVLLGQFEINLARIQDPSWSKFVGQDLKISPPAMKRIVSTPQIQQHKEEQKKQSLSVKDFVSHSRFFNRGT; encoded by the coding sequence ATGTTAGAAGGTACGGTGGATTATGACCCGCTGGAAGATATTACTAatatacttttttcaaaagaatcCCTGAATAACATAGATGAACTGATCAACGTTACCAGAAACTACAAAAAGCAATTGCAAGAGGACATCCTCAAGGAAGAGGGTGAATTGAATGAACATCCTAGGGAGTCCGCTGAAATGGAGGTTTCTCTGAGGAAGGTTTTCCaagatttcaaagaaactCAAGATATCTCAGCCTCCACTGAGCTGACGATATCGAACCTGACAGAAGGTATCTCGTATCTGGATATTGCCAAGAAAAATCTCACTCACTCTTTGActcttttccaaaatttaaagatatTGACAGACAGTTACATACAATGCAATGAACTACTTTCACAAGGCTCATTCCAAAAAATGGTTTCTCCTTATAAGATAATGTGTTCGCTAGCTGAAAATACATTCATCTCTTATAAATCACTGGACGAGATAAACTATTTGTTGAGCTCCATATCAAGATTGAAAGCAGACACTTTGTCCAAGATCAAACAAAACTACAATGCGCTCTTTTCGAGCGGCAATATCTCCGAGCATGATACAGCACTTACCATTGAATTGCGCGAAGGTGCTTGCGAGTTACTCGACTGTGATACGAGCACGAAGGCGCAAATGATAGATTGGTGTCTGGACAAACTACTATTCGAAATGAAAGAGATTTTTAGAGTAGACGACGAAGCCGGATCCCTGGAAAATTTATCGAGAAGATACATTtactttaaaaaaattctcaatAATTTTAATTCAAAGTTTGCAGATTATTTCTTAAAAGATTGGGAAATGGCAGTCAGACTAACCACCTCCTTTTATCACATTACACATAAAGACCTTCAGATACTACTGAAAAGGGAATTTAAAGACAAGAACCCTTCAATTGATTTATTCATGACAGCATTACAATCGACACTAGATTTCGAAAAATATATTGACGTGCGATTTTCtaaaaagatcaaagaaCCAAAATTAAGTTCCTGCTTCGAACCTTATTTGACTTTATGGGTGTCTCATCAAAACCAAATGATGGACAAgaagtttctttcttaCATGAGTGAGCCTAAATACCCCTCCAATGAAGCAGAATCTCTAGTGTTACCCTCTAGTGCAGACCTTTTCAGAACTTACCGTTCCGTACTGACTCAGACCTTAGAGCTCATTGATAATAATGCCAACGATGCCATATTGACTTCattggcaaattttttcagtaaatGGCTTCAAACTTACTCCCAAAAGATACTTCTTCCTTTGCTGCTGCCCGACAATATTGAGGTCCAAGATAAACAAGAAGCTGCCAAGTATACCGTCTTGTTGATCAATACAGCTGATTATTGTGCCACAACTATAGATCAATTGGAGGATAAATTATCTGAATTCAGCGGCAATCCTGAAAAACTGGCAGACAGTTTTGCGAAAACGAAAAACATATACGACGATTTACTGGCGAAAGGAACCTCTTTTCTGTTAAACCGTGTCTTACCCTTAGACCTAAATTTCGTATGGAGAGAGTTTACCAACAACGATTGGTCAAATACTACAATAGAAGATTGTAGCAGGTATATGGTAACCCTCAAATCCGTGCTAAAAGTGCCCGCATCAGCAGACTCCTCCATCAAACAACAGCAAGAACAACCTTCTACTTTGGCGTTTATTTTGTCACAATTCAATAGAGATGTTTATAAATGGAATTTCTTAGATAAGGTGATTGATATTGTCAATACTAATTTCGTAAGCCATATCATCCGCCTTCTGCAGCCTATTCCGCCTTTCTCCCTGGCGGGCagcaaaagaagatttgaaacCAAAACTGTTGTCAACATTGGCGAGcagcttcttcttgatctAGAATTGCTAAAGGAGATTTTCCACACTTTACCAGAAAATGTCAGCAACGATTCTGATTTGCGAGAAAACACCTCTTATAAGAGGGTGAAAAGACATGCCGACAACAATATAGACCAGCTACTAAAGTTTATTAAACTTCTAGTGGCGCCTCTAGATTCTGCTGATGATTATTATGAGACTTACTCCAAATTAACTAATAATAACCCTGATTCAGCGGTATGGTCTTTTGTCCTTTCTTTGAAGGGCATTCCATGGGATTTGGCGttgtggaaaaaattatggAGTGCGTACAATTTGGAAACAGACGACACTGACGAAGGCAATAGGCCAGACAGCAACCGCGatcttttcatatttaaATGGGATAAGGTACTTCTAGGGCAATTCGAAATTAATTTGGCAAGAATCCAAGATCCAAGTTGGTCAAAATTTGTGGGacaagatttgaaaatatcaccACCTGCTATGAAAAGGATAGTATCCACCCCTCAAATACAACAACAtaaagaagagcaaaaaaagcaaagcTTGAGCGTCAAAGATTTCGTTTCTCATTCGCGATTCTTCAACAGAGGCACCTAA
- the RNR2 gene encoding ribonucleotide-diphosphate reductase subunit RNR2 (Ribonucleotide-diphosphate reductase (RNR), small subunit~similar to YJL026W), translated as MPKETPSKAAAEALSDLEIKDSKSNLNKELETLREENRVKSDMLKEKLSKDAENHKAYLKSHQVHRHKLKEMEKEEPLLNEDKERTVLFPIKYHEIWQAYKRAEASFWTAEEIDLSKDIHDWNNRMNENERFFISRVLAFFAASDGIVNENLVENFSTEVQVPEAKSFYGFQIMIENIHSETYSLLIDTYIKDPKESEFLFNAIHTIPEIGEKAEWALRWIQDADALFGERLVAFASIEGVFFSGSFASIFWLKKRGMMPGLTFSNELICRDEGLHTDFACLLFAHLKNKPDPAIVEKIVTEAVEIEQRYFLDALPVALLGMNADLMNQYVEFVADRLLVAFGNKKYYKVENPFDFMENISLAGKTNFFEKRVSDYQKAGVMSKSTNQEAGAFTFNEDF; from the coding sequence ATGCCTAAAGAGACCCCATCCAAAGCTGCTGCCGAAGCATTGTCCGACTTGGAAATCAAAGATTCCAAGTCCAACCTTAACAAGGAATTGGAGACATTGAGAGAGGAAAACAGAGTAAAGTCAGACATGCTTAAGGAGAAATTGAGCAAGGATGCTGAAAATCACAAGGCTTATTTGAAATCTCACCAAGTGCACCGTCACAAACTTAAGGAAATGGAAAAGGAGGAACCTTTGTTGAATGAGGACAAGGAAAGAACTGTTCTTTTCCCTATCAAGTACCATGAAATCTGGCAAGCTTATAAGCGTGCCGAAGCCTCTTTCTGGACcgctgaagaaattgatttgTCTAAGGATATTCATGATTGGAATAACAGAATGAACGAAAACGAgagattttttatttctagAGTTCTTGCCTTTTTCGCCGCTTCTGACGGTATTGTTAATGAAAACTTGGTTGAAAACTTCTCCACCGAAGTTCAAGTTCCAGAGGCAAAGAGTTTCTATGGTTTCCAAATCatgattgaaaatattcattctGAAACCTACTCCTTGTTGATCGATACCTACATCAAGGACCCTAAGGAAAGTgaattcttgttcaatGCCATTCACACCATCCCAGAAATCGGTGAGAAGGCCGAGTGGGCTCTAAGATGGATTCAAGACGCTGACGCCTTGTTTGGTGAAAGACTAGTCGCCTTTGCCTCTATCGAAGGTGTCTTCTTCTCCGGTTCCTTCGCCTCCATTTTCTGGTTGAAGAAGAGAGGTATGATGCCCGGTTTGACCTTCTCTAACGAATTGATTTGCAGAGACGAAGGTTTGCACACCGACTTTGCATGCTTGTTGTTCGCccatttgaagaacaaacCAGACCCAGccattgttgaaaaaattgtcacCGAGGCTGTGGAAATTGAACAAAGATACTTCTTGGATGCCTTGCCAGTTGCCTTGCTAGGTATGAACGCTGACCTAATGAACCAATACGTTGAGTTCGTTGCTGACAGACTTTTGGTCGCCTTTGGTAACAAGAAATACTACAAGGTCGAAAACCCCTTCGACTTTATGGAAAACATCTCCTTGGCTGGTAAGACCAacttctttgaaaagagagtCTCTGATTACCAAAAGGCTGGTGTTATGTCCAAGTCGACTAACCAAGAAGCCGGTGCTTTCACCTTCAACGAAGACTTTTAA
- the RRN7 gene encoding Rrn7p (Component of the core factor (CF) rDNA transcription factor complex~similar to YJL025W), producing MSTFIRGPICGTDNCPSRLWRIIDGRRTCQYGHVMEGDVEFNDDEDDLNGLGAGVITRRLNLTTNATGSFQSSQLTNSQLLQQQQRQSHKKFKKLIGHDAKLLFLKSFQFILKRQIRWLIDEMRFPEEFEHVAKIIWLKILKTINDQPQEDLRLQLHMTSTISILYLASTHLSLPVYTCDYIKWICSAKMPYFQASELLPKSWRTRLPNYYVSILEGSISPFNGQLYNKIALTCGMIHFKEFFNSQIACQGLLLKLVMQCTLPPEFYFYTKQVIEFEEADIQNLTLWERTDERHTGPISNHAELRVLSYFMLTINWMLSFDRDRQYPLKWILALTESLTQRTTTSESIDRNIVKVVYPDKPTSNDYFQWSEDETLEFLNWMEKQFLPTQTKSLHNEDESVGMTIDQKIARRKLYKIFPLDRDISNDSELNDLKHQLTFIEDLQERYAKQTPYFDNNNKTLDFSTRQDPHLPTRKEAIGRLLTQVASRLLVDFAISKQQLKDCIFRIKNACLHRMN from the coding sequence ATGTCTACGTTCATAAGGGGTCCCATCTGCGGTACAGATAACTGCCCCTCGCGGCTTTGGCGTATCATCGATGGGAGAAGAACATGCCAATATGGCCATGTCATGGAAGGTGACGTAGAATTtaacgatgatgaagacgatCTCAACGGCCTTGGTGCAGGTGTTATCACAAGACGTCTAAATCTTACCACCAACGCCACTGGTAGTTTTCAATCTAGTCAACTCACCAACTCGCAACTGttgcaacagcagcaaagGCAATCTcataaaaaattcaagaaactCATCGGTCACGACGCcaaattattatttctgAAATCCTTCCAGTTCATCTTGAAGAGGCAGATCCGCTGGCTCATAGATGAAATGCGGTTCCCTGAGGAGTTCGAACATGTCGCCAAGATAATATGGCTCAAAATATTGAAGACGATCAACGATCAACCGCAAGAAGACCTAAGACTTCAATTACACATGACATCGACAATCTCCATTCTATATCTTGCATCCACTCATTTGTCGCTACCGGTCTACACTTGTGACTACATCAAATGGATATGTAGCGCCAAGATGCCGTATTTCCAGGCAAGTGAATTACTACCGAAATCATGGAGGACCCGGCTTCCAAATTACTATGTTTCCATATTAGAAGGTTCGATCTCTCCTTTTAATGGCCAACTGTACAACAAAATCGCTTTGACGTGTGGTATGATCCACTTCAAAGAATTCTTCAACTCCCAAATTGCGTGCCAGGGCCTATTACTAAAATTGGTGATGCAATGCACTCTACCTCCAGaattttacttttataCAAAACAAGTTATCGAATTTGAAGAGGCAGACATCCAGAACCTAACACTATGGGAAAGAACTGATGAGCGCCACACAGGGCCAATAAGCAACCATGCTGAACTCAGAGTCCTCTCTTATTTCATGCTCACGATAAATTGGatgctttcttttgatagaGACCGACAGTATCCATTGAAATGGATTCTTGCTCTCACGGAATCATTAACTCAGCGTACAACCACAAGTGAATCTATCGACAGGAATATCGTTAAAGTGGTTTACCCAGATAAGCCGACTTCTAACGATTATTTCCAATGGTCTGAGGATGAAACCCTGGAGTTCTTGAACTGGATGGAAAAGCAATTTTTGCCCACACAAACAAAATCTTTGCATAATGAGGATGAATCGGTTGGGATGACcattgatcaaaaaattgctCGAAGGAAACTGTACAAGATCTTCCCCTTGGATCGTGACATTAGTAATGATAGTGAACTGAATGACTTGAAGCATCAATTGACATTTATTGAAGATTTGCAAGAAAGATACGCGAAGCAAACGCCCTACTTtgacaacaacaataaaacACTGGATTTCTCTACACGTCAAGATCCCCATCTACCGACCAGGAAGGAGGCTATCGGTAGACTTCTAACCCAAGTAGCATCGCGACTTTTAGTGGATTTTGCTATTTCTAAACAGCAGTTGAAAGACTGCATTTTCAGGATTAAAAACGCCTGTCTGCATAGGATGAATTGA
- the APS3 gene encoding Aps3p (Small subunit of the clathrin-associated adaptor complex AP-3~similar to YJL024C), with amino-acid sequence MIHAVLIFNKKCQPRLVKFYTPVDLPKQKLLLEQVYELISQRNSDFQSSFLVTPPSLLLSNESNNDEVNNEDIQIIYKNYATLYFTFIVDDQESELAILDLIQTFVESLDRCFTEVNELDLIFNWQTLESVLEEIVQGGMVIETNVNRIVASVDELNKAAESTDSKIGRLSSTGFGSALQAFAQGGFAQWATGQ; translated from the exons ATGATTCATGCAGTTTtaatat TTAATAAGAAATGTCAACCAAGATTGGTGAAATTCTACACGCCCGTGGATCTTCCAAAACAGAAACTGCTATTAGAGCAAGTATATGAATTGATTTCCCAGAGGAATAGCGATTTTCaaagttcttttttagtCACACCACCATCACTTTTGTTAAGTAATGAAagtaataatgatgaagtAAACAATGAAGATATTCAGATCATCTATAAAAACTACGCCACACTGTATTTTACTTTCATTGTGGATGATCAAGAATCGGAACTGGCCATATTAGATCTGATCCAAACTTTTGTGGAATCACTGGACCGTTGTTTTACTGAAGTTAACGAACttgatttgattttcaaCTGGCAAACTTTAGAAAGTgtattggaagaaattgtACAGGGTGGTATGGTCATCGAAACGAACGTAAACAGAATAGTTGCTTCCGTTGACGAACTCAACAAAGCTGCTGAATCCACAGATAGTAAAATAGGAAGACTATCGTCTACTGGATTTGGAAGTGCACTACAAGCATTTGCTCAAGGTGGATTTGCGCAATGGGCAACCGGGCAGTGA
- the PET130 gene encoding Pet130p (Protein required for respiratory growth~similar to YJL023C) produces the protein MRVFFTLLSKKLKNQLVVRQSTTMHSSDPFSKFIVTKDTKPLSLCDLQRSDSINSAMGLHVGNTVLSTLTDLQKKEEINWDPVQFVASKLRGVISPIQAYVTIGKKFCPHSLVYNSRFFQLHYFPEDHFMSCFRKSKPAITVKSNKKFYLNGKVFNKDQKYFNESRISKADEVELSKIHTVMTRLTSKYRNNIPSEFAYLRRDLKSKVKTTFIKEWCRLNGDKAIWEYSNRNKPSNINPTSIKDTPKKSFLDNSGRSTVGTAKDGYYLYIVSIFPDKDMLSEFNDEVNRSVQKVANLDWDKFLIPKKGAKGKTWVETFNDSINVQTVNKILEISKFPFELRREQLKG, from the coding sequence aTGAGGGTTTTCTTCACACTCCTATCgaaaaaactcaaaaacCAACTGGTGGTTCGGCAATCAACCACTATGCATAGTAGTGAtcccttttcaaaatttataGTGACTAAAGATACCAAGcctctttctctttgtgACCTTCAAAGAAGCGATTCAATTAATTCAGCAATGGGCTTACATGTTGGGAATACTGTACTAAGTACACTTACtgatttacaaaaaaaagaagaaataaactGGGATCCAGTACAATTTGTTGCTAGCAAACTTCGAGGAGTAATTTCTCCCATCCAAGCATATGTGacaattggaaaaaaattttgtccTCATTCATTGGTATACAATAGtagattttttcaactccATTACTTCCCTGAGGACCATTTCATGTCTTGTTTCAGGAAAAGTAAACCTGCAATAACAGTTAAATCTAATAAGAAGTTCTATTTAAATGGAAAGGTTTTCAACAAAGaccaaaaatatttcaatgaatCTAGGATATCAAAAGCTGATGAAGTCGAACTAAGCAAAATTCATACAGTGATGACGCGGCTTACATCTAAATACAGAAACAACATACCCTCTGAATTTGCATATTTGAGACGAgatttgaaatcaaaagtTAAAACAACGTTTATCAAGGAGTGGTGTAGACTAAATGGTGATAAGGCCATTTGGGAATACAGTAATCGTAATAAACCTTCAAATATCAATCCTACTAGCATAAAAGACAcaccaaagaaaagttttttaGACAACTCTGGTAGAAGCACTGTCGGAACAGCAAAGGACGGCTACTATTTATACATCGTGAGCATATTTCCTGATAAAGATATGCTAAGTGAATTTAATGACGAAGTCAATAGGAGCGTTCAAAAGGTTGCCAACTTGGATTGGGATAAGTTCTTAATCCCAAAAAAAGGTGCGAAAGGCAAAACTTGGGTAGAAACGTTCAATGACAGTATAAACGTGCAAACAGTTAACAAAATACTCGAGATCAGCAAGTTTCCATTTGAACTAAGAAGAGAACAATTAAAAGGCTAA